The proteins below are encoded in one region of Caulobacter henricii:
- a CDS encoding DUF4861 family protein, producing the protein MRALGFAALLLLTAGPALAQDPWYVQGEFKPVQRIAIQVQNPLDVARTDSPVVIQRADLVPLHDVHELQMTLVDPRGTPNPEPSAQKRALEGAHGQVAEANGHAFPYQFDDLDGDGLWDELFFMADFAPRETRTFYVYLGMQQRGWNPHRTHAAIGSYMRHTVPFWESANIGWKLWYPTDIDVYGKRKPQLMSNRLYMENLDGYAVSLIDPGLGSDIMSVANSFGGGGIGLIEDPAHPEKVSRPRFGPGTTENFNGGPLSSTRYAFSVVANGPVRSMVRIRTMNWTTGLGTYDLEQVYTAYAGEDYTTAELAFTRWPKSASPPRLVVGIRKRATEDSFVQQGGMVVSAGAELIRNPDDLARVQADMAVAYAGSAVVVPDRFAPAYAFLPAYEGNHLMTAPLPADGRFRYLLASGWSEGETRKTASAFTDYVRVVAREYNAPVTFAGLKREARP; encoded by the coding sequence ATGAGGGCCCTTGGCTTCGCTGCCCTGCTCCTGCTGACGGCCGGCCCGGCCTTGGCGCAGGACCCATGGTACGTCCAGGGCGAGTTCAAACCCGTGCAGCGCATCGCCATCCAGGTGCAGAACCCGCTGGACGTGGCGCGGACCGACAGCCCGGTCGTGATCCAGCGCGCCGATCTGGTGCCGTTGCACGACGTGCACGAGCTGCAGATGACCCTGGTCGATCCACGCGGAACCCCCAATCCCGAGCCTTCGGCCCAAAAGCGCGCGCTGGAGGGGGCTCATGGTCAGGTCGCCGAGGCCAACGGTCATGCCTTCCCCTACCAGTTCGATGATCTGGATGGTGACGGCCTGTGGGATGAGCTGTTCTTCATGGCCGACTTCGCTCCGCGCGAAACCCGGACCTTCTATGTCTATCTGGGGATGCAGCAGCGCGGCTGGAACCCGCACCGCACCCATGCCGCGATCGGCAGCTACATGCGCCACACGGTTCCGTTCTGGGAGAGCGCCAATATCGGCTGGAAACTCTGGTATCCCACCGACATCGACGTCTACGGCAAGCGCAAGCCGCAGCTGATGAGCAACCGGCTCTATATGGAGAACCTGGACGGTTATGCGGTGTCGCTGATCGATCCGGGTCTTGGCTCGGACATCATGAGTGTCGCCAACTCGTTCGGCGGCGGTGGCATTGGCCTGATCGAGGACCCGGCCCACCCCGAAAAGGTCTCGCGGCCGCGGTTTGGCCCGGGAACCACCGAGAACTTCAATGGCGGACCGCTGTCTTCAACGCGCTATGCGTTCAGCGTGGTGGCCAATGGGCCGGTCCGAAGCATGGTGCGTATCCGGACGATGAACTGGACGACCGGCCTGGGGACCTATGATCTGGAGCAGGTCTACACGGCCTATGCCGGTGAGGACTACACGACCGCCGAACTAGCCTTCACGCGCTGGCCGAAAAGCGCCAGCCCGCCCCGGCTGGTGGTCGGCATCCGCAAGCGGGCGACCGAGGACAGCTTCGTTCAGCAGGGCGGTATGGTGGTCAGCGCCGGGGCCGAGCTGATCCGAAACCCCGATGATCTGGCGCGGGTCCAGGCGGACATGGCGGTGGCCTATGCGGGCTCTGCCGTGGTCGTGCCTGATCGGTTCGCACCGGCCTATGCCTTTCTTCCAGCCTATGAGGGCAATCACCTGATGACCGCGCCCCTGCCGGCCGATGGCCGGTTCCGGTATCTGCTGGCCTCGGGCTGGAGCGAAGGTGAAACACGCAAGACCGCGTCCGCCTTTACGGACTATGTGCGTGTCGTGGCCCGCGAATACAATGCGCCGGTCACCTTCGCAGGCCTAAAGCGCGAAGCCCGCCCTTGA
- a CDS encoding response regulator, which produces METLSRLIDRRPPVAPTASCEAVWALLEADQTAFSLAVVDGGKPVGVIYRDVFMGMMAVARAALAQQPIAEIMDTSPRQVPADTELGAFVDRLADNPSPVFRTAFVAVDEAGDYVGVGGLGPLLASYRRRQREAREAMALVERMATDINHHLDGVLAITERLEQQRLTPDASAFVRAIGDTSRDMGAMLGRAIDLHRSTLGQLPLASRPVRLCDLADAVEARWSVRAAEGGSTLLFSYDGEPDCGVEVDAERLLQVFDALIESALASGRGVIEACLQARIGQDGVHLEGSVRDNAVGQAEDRLARIFDPLGAARIEDRTEMALGVGMALAHQIMRGMGGEVRAEANRGAGLTVRFGLDAPLAETSVAPRAEPSHDTRAAHILIVDDNATNRMVAEALCDMFDCTSEQAVDGLEAVEMARSGRFDLILMDIKMPRMDGVTATRAIREMQGHPATTPIVALTANADPSDVQTYLAAGMQDVVEKPIKPDRLATVLSALLNDAADEDVAA; this is translated from the coding sequence ATGGAAACGCTATCTCGTCTTATCGATCGCCGTCCACCGGTCGCCCCGACTGCCTCCTGCGAGGCGGTGTGGGCGCTGCTCGAGGCTGATCAAACGGCCTTCTCCCTTGCGGTGGTGGACGGTGGCAAGCCGGTAGGCGTGATCTACCGCGATGTGTTCATGGGCATGATGGCCGTCGCCCGCGCGGCTCTGGCCCAACAGCCAATTGCCGAGATCATGGACACCTCACCCCGCCAGGTTCCGGCGGATACTGAGCTTGGCGCTTTTGTCGACCGACTGGCTGACAATCCTTCACCGGTGTTCCGCACGGCCTTCGTGGCCGTGGACGAGGCCGGCGACTATGTCGGCGTGGGAGGACTTGGACCCTTGCTGGCGTCCTATCGGCGCCGGCAGCGCGAGGCCCGGGAGGCCATGGCGCTGGTCGAGCGGATGGCGACCGACATCAATCATCACCTGGACGGCGTCCTGGCCATCACTGAGCGACTGGAGCAACAGCGCCTGACGCCGGACGCCAGCGCCTTTGTGCGCGCCATCGGCGATACCAGCCGCGACATGGGGGCCATGCTGGGCCGGGCGATCGACCTGCACCGTTCGACCCTGGGTCAATTGCCTTTGGCATCGCGGCCGGTGCGCCTCTGCGACCTGGCCGACGCTGTTGAGGCCCGTTGGTCAGTGCGCGCCGCCGAGGGCGGCTCAACCCTCCTGTTTTCCTATGATGGCGAGCCGGACTGCGGGGTCGAGGTCGACGCCGAGCGCCTTTTGCAGGTCTTTGACGCCCTGATCGAAAGTGCCCTCGCCAGCGGCCGGGGCGTCATCGAAGCCTGTCTCCAGGCCCGTATCGGACAGGATGGTGTCCATCTTGAAGGGAGCGTCCGCGATAATGCCGTCGGCCAGGCAGAAGATCGGCTGGCACGCATTTTCGACCCCCTGGGTGCCGCTCGCATCGAGGATCGTACCGAGATGGCCCTCGGCGTCGGCATGGCCCTGGCCCACCAGATCATGCGTGGCATGGGCGGCGAGGTGAGGGCTGAAGCCAATCGCGGCGCAGGCCTGACCGTGCGCTTCGGCCTTGACGCTCCCCTGGCAGAAACCAGCGTCGCGCCTCGGGCAGAGCCGAGCCACGACACCCGGGCCGCTCATATCCTGATCGTCGATGACAATGCCACTAACCGCATGGTCGCCGAGGCCTTGTGCGACATGTTTGACTGTACTTCCGAACAGGCGGTCGATGGTCTCGAGGCTGTTGAAATGGCCAGAAGCGGCCGCTTCGACCTGATCTTGATGGACATCAAGATGCCCCGCATGGACGGCGTGACGGCCACGCGCGCCATTCGCGAGATGCAGGGGCATCCCGCCACGACGCCGATCGTCGCCTTGACCGCCAACGCCGATCCTTCCGATGTCCAGACCTATCTGGCAGCCGGTATGCAAGATGTCGTGGAAAAGCCGATTAAGCCCGACCGATTGGCCACCGTGCTCAGCGCACTCCTGAACGACGCAGCGGACGAGGACGTGGCGGCCTGA
- a CDS encoding methionine gamma-lyase, producing MARDLIETGFSTRAIHAGYDPADEHGALTPPVHLTSTFAFDSAEAGGEMFAGTRPGHFYSRISNPTTDLLERRVASLEGAEAGVATASGMGAITAVMWSFLRAGDEVVTDQTLYGCTFAFMRDGLSRFGITVTQVDMTDMDALAAVVSDKTRIIYFETPANPNMRLVDIAGAAKVARACGAKLVVDNTYATPLLTRPIELGADIVVHSATKYLGGHGDLVGGIAVGGVEDMARVRLTGVKDMTGAVMSPFTAFLVMRGLKTLALRMRQHCTSAASVATWLESHPAVTRVFYPGLKSFDQHALAQRQMALPGGMMAFELAGGHEAGVAMMNRLTLIRRAVSLGDAETLIQHPASMTHSTYSAEERAAAGIGEGLVRLSVGLEDVADILADLATALSPHAALSPVPEARKVNVAAP from the coding sequence ATGGCGCGCGACCTTATCGAGACCGGCTTTTCGACACGGGCGATCCACGCGGGCTATGATCCGGCTGACGAGCACGGTGCACTGACCCCGCCCGTCCACCTGACCTCGACCTTCGCCTTCGACAGCGCCGAAGCCGGCGGTGAGATGTTCGCCGGCACGCGGCCGGGGCACTTCTATTCGCGCATCTCCAACCCGACGACCGACCTGCTGGAACGCCGCGTTGCTTCGCTGGAGGGAGCCGAGGCGGGCGTGGCCACAGCTTCGGGCATGGGGGCGATCACGGCGGTGATGTGGAGCTTCCTGCGGGCGGGCGACGAGGTGGTCACCGACCAGACGCTCTATGGCTGCACCTTCGCCTTCATGCGTGACGGCCTCTCGCGGTTCGGGATCACGGTCACCCAGGTCGACATGACCGACATGGACGCCCTGGCGGCGGTGGTGTCAGACAAGACCCGGATCATCTATTTCGAGACCCCGGCCAATCCCAATATGCGGCTGGTCGACATCGCCGGTGCGGCAAAGGTGGCCCGTGCCTGCGGAGCAAAGCTGGTGGTGGACAATACCTACGCGACACCGCTGCTGACCCGGCCGATCGAACTGGGTGCCGACATCGTGGTGCATTCGGCCACCAAGTATCTGGGCGGCCACGGCGATCTGGTCGGCGGCATCGCCGTCGGCGGGGTGGAAGACATGGCCCGTGTACGGTTGACCGGGGTCAAGGACATGACCGGGGCGGTGATGTCGCCGTTCACGGCCTTTCTGGTCATGCGGGGGCTGAAGACCCTGGCCCTGCGCATGCGTCAGCACTGCACCAGCGCCGCCAGCGTCGCGACCTGGCTGGAGTCTCATCCGGCCGTGACGCGGGTCTTCTATCCGGGGCTCAAGAGCTTTGACCAGCACGCGCTGGCCCAGCGCCAGATGGCCCTGCCCGGCGGCATGATGGCCTTCGAACTGGCCGGCGGGCACGAGGCCGGGGTGGCGATGATGAACCGGCTGACCCTGATCCGCCGGGCTGTCTCCCTGGGCGACGCCGAGACCCTGATCCAGCATCCGGCCAGCATGACCCACTCGACCTACAGCGCCGAGGAACGCGCGGCGGCGGGTATTGGCGAGGGGCTGGTGCGGCTGTCGGTCGGTCTTGAGGATGTGGCTGATATCCTGGCAGATCTGGCCACGGCCCTGTCTCCGCACGCCGCGTTGAGCCCCGTGCCGGAAGCGCGAAAGGTTAATGTCGCGGCACCATGA
- a CDS encoding TonB-dependent receptor, which produces MSQSSRLRSLLAMGASAAVLAAVATPVLAQTSTQQSTVIEELVVTAQKKEEALQDVPIAVSAFSQDTLEAQKIDGGPNLQLAIPNVSFAKSNFTNSFNFQIRGIGARAVGSSADAGVGVHLNNAPQQSGNLFEAEFYDMERVEVLRGPQGTLYGRNATGGVVNLITAKPTDSFEGMVRAEVGNYGTQKVRGMVNLPIFGDVLAVRAAGAYLKRDGYMTNTFTGNKVDDRDLYSTRISVMFNPSEKLRTNFLWERFHEDDARSRTGKQLCTKDNGPATVGGVATGAARIFLTQGCLPGTLYSNNAYGTVNSSGTLTGELGNIFGFTSGDVNAGDTTDKDLNKFESSFDPIYRSKSDVYQFTLNYDLTDNLTVTAMTSYSENSVYSKQDYNRNVSTVPFNNTPFTPGGFANDPQTGRSNKFTTLDISANDANQFSQEIRLSSNFDGPLNFNIGGIHFDYETVTDYYVIGNSLTLSALALNATNPLNGGNPNCNPVTLPNSCIGIDTKATPDGSGHNYYDNRTPYRLKSDALFGELYWQANDDLKFTLGLRQTRDRKEVDNYKTVLLAPGTGLVLDPATPTAKVSFSELTGRFGFDYKPDLELTDDTLVYAFYSKGYKGGGINPGVPANAVGIPQTFEPEFVNAIELGTKNTLMGGSLLVNATGFYYDYQGYQISKIVNRTSVNENVNAKVYGLEFESIWSPIYNLRLNANVGYLHTEIGKGVKSIDTMNRTQSNPAYTVVKVGPSLPNASVGANCVLSSAGVATLLAIGQGATLPFACGGPAVFAGFLQSRGVPAPTANFLANGTGLYNYGAGYSIEGTTADLSGNELPSSPHWTTSVGAQYRWDMADGWSATLRGDYYRQTGQYARVYNTAYDRIKPWDNANLTLKIEKSEWGLEVDAYVKNLMNDIPIIDAYTSDDSSGLFTNIITQEPRLYGVSVTKKW; this is translated from the coding sequence ATGTCGCAATCTTCGCGTTTGCGGAGCCTGTTGGCCATGGGTGCTTCGGCGGCCGTGCTTGCAGCCGTCGCCACACCCGTTCTGGCCCAGACCAGCACCCAGCAGAGCACGGTGATCGAGGAACTGGTCGTCACCGCCCAGAAGAAGGAAGAAGCCCTTCAGGACGTGCCGATCGCGGTTTCCGCGTTCAGCCAGGACACGCTTGAAGCCCAGAAGATCGACGGCGGTCCGAACCTCCAGCTGGCCATTCCGAACGTCAGCTTCGCCAAGAGCAATTTCACCAACAGCTTCAACTTCCAGATTCGCGGCATCGGGGCTCGGGCCGTCGGCTCGTCAGCGGATGCGGGCGTCGGCGTCCACCTGAACAACGCCCCCCAGCAGTCGGGCAACCTGTTCGAAGCCGAATTCTACGACATGGAACGCGTCGAAGTGCTGCGCGGACCGCAAGGCACCCTTTATGGCCGTAACGCCACCGGCGGCGTGGTCAACCTGATCACCGCCAAGCCGACCGACAGCTTTGAGGGCATGGTCCGCGCGGAAGTCGGCAACTACGGGACCCAGAAGGTCCGCGGCATGGTCAATCTGCCGATCTTCGGCGACGTACTCGCCGTCCGGGCCGCAGGGGCCTATCTGAAGCGCGACGGCTACATGACCAACACGTTCACCGGCAACAAGGTGGACGACCGGGACCTGTACTCGACCCGCATCTCGGTGATGTTCAATCCGTCCGAGAAGCTGCGCACCAACTTCCTCTGGGAACGCTTCCACGAGGATGATGCCCGTTCGCGGACCGGCAAGCAGCTCTGCACCAAGGACAATGGTCCGGCCACCGTCGGTGGCGTGGCCACTGGCGCAGCCCGCATCTTCCTGACCCAGGGCTGCCTGCCCGGAACACTGTACAGCAACAACGCCTATGGCACGGTCAACTCGTCCGGCACCCTGACGGGCGAACTCGGCAACATCTTCGGTTTCACCAGCGGCGACGTGAACGCTGGCGACACCACTGACAAGGATCTGAACAAGTTCGAGTCGTCGTTCGACCCGATCTATCGCTCCAAGTCAGACGTCTATCAGTTCACCCTGAACTATGACCTGACCGACAATCTGACGGTCACGGCCATGACGTCTTACAGCGAGAACTCGGTCTATTCGAAGCAGGACTATAACCGCAACGTCTCGACCGTCCCGTTCAACAATACCCCGTTCACGCCCGGTGGCTTTGCCAATGACCCGCAGACCGGTCGCAGCAACAAGTTCACCACGCTCGATATCTCGGCCAATGACGCCAATCAGTTCAGCCAGGAAATCCGCCTTTCGTCGAACTTCGATGGGCCGCTGAACTTCAACATCGGCGGCATCCACTTCGACTATGAGACGGTCACCGACTACTATGTGATCGGCAACTCGCTGACCCTGTCGGCCCTGGCCCTGAACGCGACCAACCCTCTGAACGGCGGCAATCCGAACTGTAACCCGGTCACCCTGCCGAACAGCTGTATCGGCATCGATACCAAGGCCACGCCGGACGGTTCGGGCCACAACTACTATGACAACCGCACCCCCTATCGCCTGAAATCAGACGCCCTGTTTGGCGAACTGTACTGGCAGGCCAATGACGACCTGAAGTTCACCCTGGGCCTGCGCCAGACCCGTGACCGCAAGGAAGTCGACAACTACAAGACCGTGCTGCTCGCGCCGGGTACCGGCCTGGTCCTCGATCCTGCGACCCCGACCGCCAAGGTTAGCTTCAGCGAACTCACCGGCCGCTTCGGCTTCGACTACAAGCCTGATCTGGAACTGACGGACGACACCCTCGTCTATGCCTTCTATTCCAAGGGCTACAAGGGCGGTGGCATCAACCCGGGCGTTCCGGCCAATGCCGTTGGTATCCCGCAGACCTTCGAGCCGGAGTTCGTCAACGCCATCGAGCTGGGCACCAAGAACACCCTGATGGGTGGCAGCCTGCTCGTGAACGCAACGGGCTTCTACTATGACTACCAGGGCTACCAGATCTCGAAGATCGTGAACCGCACCTCGGTCAACGAGAACGTCAACGCCAAGGTCTATGGCCTTGAGTTCGAGTCGATCTGGTCGCCGATCTACAACCTGCGCCTCAACGCCAATGTCGGTTATCTGCACACCGAGATCGGCAAGGGCGTGAAGTCGATCGACACCATGAACCGGACGCAGAGCAACCCGGCCTATACGGTGGTCAAGGTCGGGCCCAGCCTGCCGAACGCCAGCGTCGGTGCCAACTGCGTGCTCAGCTCGGCCGGCGTGGCCACCCTGCTGGCCATTGGCCAGGGTGCCACCCTGCCCTTCGCTTGCGGCGGTCCTGCCGTGTTCGCCGGCTTCCTGCAGAGCCGCGGCGTTCCGGCACCGACGGCCAACTTCCTGGCCAACGGCACCGGGCTCTATAACTACGGTGCCGGTTACTCGATCGAAGGCACCACGGCGGATCTGTCCGGTAACGAGCTGCCCAGCTCGCCGCACTGGACGACCTCGGTCGGTGCCCAGTATCGCTGGGATATGGCAGACGGCTGGTCGGCCACCCTGCGGGGCGACTACTACCGCCAGACGGGTCAATATGCCCGGGTGTACAACACCGCCTATGATCGCATCAAACCCTGGGACAACGCCAACCTGACCCTCAAGATCGAGAAGTCGGAATGGGGCCTGGAAGTCGACGCCTATGTGAAGAACCTGATGAACGACATCCCGATCATCGATGCCTATACCAGCGATGACTCCTCGGGCCTGTTCACGAATATCATCACCCAGGAGCCGCGCCTATACGGCGTGAGCGTCACCAAGAAGTGGTAA
- a CDS encoding NAD(P)/FAD-dependent oxidoreductase, whose product MAFDFDAVVVGAGAVGLACGYALSKRGLVVAVLEEQGHIGQGVSSRNSEVIHGGLYYPTGSLKARLCVQGRRALYPFLERHNVGFKKCGKLVVATDEAEIARLDDILAQALENDVEGMERLTGEQARALEPGLNAHAALLSPESGVFDSHGYMSALQGEIEAAGGAVVIATPFEGAEALPGGGFSVRAGGAEPTSLTCRWLVTAAGLSAQAVAARIEGYPVDHIPKGHFGKGVYFRLTGKAPFQRLIYPPPIHGALGTHYRNDLGGQAVFGPDLEYVPAPDYSVDPARAEIFAAYIRKFWPGLPEGALSVDYAGVRPKLHGPGEPQPDFQLCTEDDHGLEGLMALFGIESPGLTSSLAIGEEVAARLLG is encoded by the coding sequence GTGGCCTTCGATTTCGACGCTGTGGTGGTCGGCGCGGGTGCCGTCGGCCTGGCCTGTGGCTATGCCCTGTCCAAGCGGGGTCTGGTTGTCGCCGTGCTGGAAGAGCAGGGCCATATCGGCCAGGGCGTGTCGTCGCGCAATTCCGAGGTCATCCACGGCGGGCTCTATTATCCGACCGGGTCGCTGAAGGCGCGGCTGTGTGTTCAGGGGCGGCGGGCCCTTTACCCCTTCCTTGAGCGGCACAATGTCGGCTTCAAGAAGTGCGGCAAGCTGGTGGTGGCCACTGACGAAGCCGAGATCGCGCGGCTGGACGACATCCTGGCCCAGGCGCTGGAGAATGATGTCGAGGGCATGGAACGCCTGACCGGCGAACAGGCCCGTGCCCTTGAGCCCGGCCTCAATGCCCACGCCGCCTTGCTGTCGCCCGAGAGCGGCGTGTTCGACAGCCATGGTTACATGTCGGCCCTGCAGGGCGAGATCGAGGCGGCCGGCGGTGCGGTGGTGATCGCGACGCCGTTCGAGGGCGCGGAAGCCCTTCCGGGCGGCGGCTTTTCCGTTCGGGCTGGCGGAGCCGAGCCCACAAGCCTGACCTGCCGGTGGCTGGTCACCGCAGCGGGGCTGTCGGCCCAGGCTGTTGCAGCGCGGATCGAGGGCTATCCCGTCGATCACATCCCCAAGGGGCATTTCGGCAAGGGGGTCTATTTCCGTCTGACCGGCAAGGCTCCGTTCCAGCGCCTGATCTATCCGCCGCCGATCCATGGGGCCCTGGGTACCCATTATCGCAATGACCTGGGCGGGCAGGCGGTGTTCGGACCCGATCTGGAATATGTCCCGGCCCCTGACTATTCGGTCGACCCGGCCAGGGCCGAGATCTTTGCCGCCTATATCCGCAAGTTCTGGCCGGGTCTGCCCGAAGGGGCCCTGTCGGTGGACTATGCCGGGGTACGACCCAAGCTGCATGGCCCCGGCGAACCGCAACCGGATTTCCAGTTGTGCACTGAGGATGACCACGGGCTTGAAGGGCTCATGGCCCTGTTCGGGATCGAAAGTCCGGGCCTGACCAGCTCCCTCGCGATCGGGGAAGAGGTCGCCGCGCGGCTTTTGGGCTAA
- a CDS encoding PilZ domain-containing protein, producing the protein MVAGTTKKARLHGRLTAPCVYGSMSKYASGGEGDRRGAPRLATQRAGKLLSGTFAWDCVIRDVSESGIRVQMLAGVAPPAQVQLVDLAAGLAHDVQLAWQREREVGFKILKSHDLRGLTHASARTAKNLWMASQARLSVS; encoded by the coding sequence ATGGTCGCAGGGACGACAAAAAAGGCCCGCCTGCACGGCCGATTAACCGCGCCATGCGTTTATGGGTCCATGTCGAAGTACGCGTCAGGCGGAGAAGGCGATCGGCGGGGCGCGCCCCGATTGGCGACCCAAAGGGCCGGCAAGCTGCTGTCCGGCACCTTCGCCTGGGACTGCGTGATCCGCGACGTTTCAGAAAGCGGGATCAGGGTGCAGATGCTGGCCGGGGTTGCACCACCCGCCCAGGTTCAACTGGTCGATCTCGCTGCAGGCTTGGCCCATGACGTGCAACTGGCCTGGCAGAGGGAGCGCGAGGTCGGCTTCAAAATCCTCAAGAGCCATGATCTGCGCGGTCTGACCCATGCCTCAGCCCGCACGGCCAAGAACCTTTGGATGGCCTCGCAGGCGCGCCTTTCGGTCAGTTAG
- a CDS encoding helix-turn-helix domain-containing protein — translation MNEETEGRRPNPVDLHVGGRVRMRRKLLGVSQEQLAESLGLTFQQVQKYERGANRVSASKLYEIAKTLQVPVSFFFDGLADPMGGSEADEVGLHAERVVQEFLTTPEGIELAEVFPRIGRGKVRRQVLDLVRAMADDSVRGDAA, via the coding sequence ATGAACGAAGAAACCGAAGGCCGACGACCCAACCCGGTCGATCTGCATGTCGGCGGGCGCGTTCGAATGCGTCGCAAACTGTTAGGGGTCAGCCAGGAACAATTGGCGGAGTCCCTCGGCCTGACCTTCCAGCAAGTGCAGAAGTACGAGCGTGGTGCCAACCGCGTCAGTGCATCCAAACTGTATGAGATCGCCAAGACCCTGCAGGTGCCGGTTTCCTTCTTCTTTGACGGATTGGCTGACCCCATGGGGGGCTCTGAGGCCGACGAGGTCGGGCTGCATGCCGAACGGGTGGTGCAGGAGTTCCTGACGACCCCTGAAGGCATTGAACTGGCAGAAGTCTTCCCCCGCATTGGCCGGGGCAAGGTGCGCCGCCAGGTACTCGATCTGGTTCGAGCCATGGCGGATGACTCCGTGCGGGGCGACGCCGCCTGA
- a CDS encoding Lrp/AsnC family transcriptional regulator: protein MDAKDRQIIRELQKDGRLTNQDLADRVNLSPSPCLRRLRNLEAEGVITGYTALVDQKAYGLPITVFIRVRLDRHGQDVVKGFEDQVARIDQILDCFLLAGGDDYLLRVIVESLEAYEDFIRRKLHAIAGIASIDTSFAYGVVKQTRVFPLAG from the coding sequence ATGGACGCCAAGGACCGTCAGATCATCCGCGAACTGCAGAAGGACGGTCGCCTGACCAACCAGGACCTGGCTGATCGGGTGAACCTGTCGCCCTCCCCCTGCCTCCGCCGTCTGCGCAATCTGGAAGCTGAAGGGGTGATCACCGGCTACACGGCCCTGGTCGATCAGAAGGCCTATGGCCTGCCGATCACCGTCTTCATCCGCGTGCGGCTGGATCGTCACGGCCAGGACGTGGTCAAGGGCTTCGAGGACCAGGTGGCGCGGATCGACCAGATCCTCGACTGCTTCCTGCTGGCCGGCGGCGACGACTATCTGCTGCGGGTGATCGTTGAGAGCCTGGAAGCCTATGAGGACTTCATCCGGCGGAAGCTGCACGCCATTGCGGGTATCGCCTCGATCGACACCAGCTTCGCCTATGGTGTCGTCAAGCAAACCCGGGTGTTTCCGCTGGCGGGATAG
- a CDS encoding glycosyltransferase: MTAILHAMLGKGLGGLERVFLDYQPILEAYAARQGGHCTGVVRRGGAIAAAEALRAPPLASMPAYTDWDPWTVGSARRLVAQTRPDLILSHGQRPARLFARLAPVGAVKAVCVHKPTFDVVDDTHYICVGRHLADLALARGVPSSRVHVVPNAVAEPTVQATPFAVPGAAVRIVAAGRLHPKKGFDVLIRAIGLLRARGLDVVCDIAGEGEERAHLQQLITAQDLGSVVRLIGWTPEVSSHLASGDLFAFPSHQEGFPLALLEAMAVALPVVSSAIDGPVEMVEEGVTGRLVPPGEPQALAEALADLIAQPALASGLGERAREAVLRDYGPASLARRLDAVVDRMLARA, translated from the coding sequence TTGACCGCCATCTTGCACGCCATGCTGGGCAAGGGGCTGGGCGGACTGGAGCGCGTATTCCTCGACTATCAGCCGATCCTGGAGGCCTATGCCGCCAGGCAGGGCGGCCACTGTACGGGCGTGGTGCGCCGGGGCGGCGCGATCGCCGCAGCAGAGGCGCTGCGCGCACCCCCCCTGGCCAGCATGCCCGCCTATACGGACTGGGATCCCTGGACTGTCGGTTCTGCCCGCCGCCTGGTGGCCCAGACCCGTCCGGACCTGATCCTCAGCCACGGCCAGAGGCCTGCTCGACTGTTTGCGCGCCTAGCTCCGGTCGGGGCGGTCAAGGCGGTCTGCGTGCACAAGCCGACCTTCGATGTCGTCGACGATACCCACTATATCTGCGTTGGCCGCCATCTGGCCGACCTGGCCCTGGCGCGCGGCGTGCCGTCGTCGCGGGTGCATGTCGTTCCCAATGCCGTTGCCGAGCCCACCGTTCAGGCGACGCCCTTTGCGGTGCCAGGCGCGGCGGTCCGTATCGTGGCGGCGGGCCGTCTGCATCCCAAGAAGGGCTTTGATGTCCTGATCCGGGCCATCGGCCTGCTGCGGGCCCGCGGTCTGGACGTGGTCTGCGACATCGCGGGCGAAGGTGAGGAGCGCGCCCATCTGCAGCAACTGATCACGGCCCAAGACCTCGGCTCGGTCGTTCGCCTGATTGGCTGGACCCCCGAGGTGTCGAGCCATCTCGCCAGCGGGGACCTCTTTGCCTTCCCGTCGCACCAGGAAGGTTTCCCGCTTGCCTTGCTCGAAGCTATGGCCGTTGCCCTGCCGGTCGTTTCATCCGCGATCGACGGCCCTGTGGAGATGGTCGAGGAGGGCGTGACCGGACGGCTCGTGCCACCGGGTGAGCCGCAAGCCCTTGCTGAGGCCCTGGCAGACCTGATCGCCCAGCCGGCTCTGGCCAGCGGCCTTGGTGAACGCGCCCGGGAGGCCGTCCTGCGCGACTACGGCCCGGCCAGCCTGGCGAGGCGACTTGATGCCGTGGTGGATCGGATGCTTGCCCGGGCTTGA